In a genomic window of Erigeron canadensis isolate Cc75 chromosome 5, C_canadensis_v1, whole genome shotgun sequence:
- the LOC122598875 gene encoding homogentisate phytyltransferase 1, chloroplastic-like yields MASLALGSLCKLTSYRRTGVVGSSSSLPKGGQSLKFPQVSKFNNNGSMTLQQRNRTILNEPFTLHENNTMKFKLNVSSTSNFEFDATRDLSSPVESAIKFVNALYRFIRPYAAVGTVLSVAAMSLLTVQKLSDFSPLFFTKMLQALVGGMFMQMYVCGFNQICDIELDKVNKPTLPLAAGEISMNTAISVSSVSAIMSLAVGWMVSPPLFWAFVGWFVVGTAYSANVLPYLRWKRFPFTAAFYMLMARALVVPIGYYLHMQSFLHGVSTLLSRPILFAVAMLSAFSVSTIFFKDIPDIEGDRMHGIKSLAIKLGEKRMYWICIWILEIAYLGAACVGATSPIPWSKYVTIGSHLAMALLLWVRAKSVDLKNMEAVQSMYMFLWQLFYAEYGLIALVR; encoded by the exons ATGGCATCTCTAGCTCTTGGATCACTTTGTAAGTTAACTTCATACCGACGTACTGGAGTCGTTGGATCGTCGTCTTCATTGCCCAAAG GAGGACAAAGTTTAAAATTTCCCCAGGTATCAAAATTCAATAACAATGGTTCCATGACATTGCAACAAAGAAATCGTACTATTCTCAACGAACCGTTCACTCTACACGAAAATAATACAATGAAGTTTAAGCTGAATGTATCATCTACCAGCAACTTTGAGTTTGACGCAACTCGTGATTTATCAAGTCCCGTGGAATCCGCAATCAAATTTGTAAATGCTTTGTATAGGTTCATAAGACCGTATGCAGCAGTTGGAACG GTGTTAAGTGTGGCTGCAATGTCTCTTCTGACTGTTCAGAAGCTTTCGGATTTCTCCCCATTATTCTTCACGAAGATGTTGCAG GCTCTAGTTGGAGGCATGTTTATGCAAATGTATGTCTGCGGTTTTAATCAGATTTGCGATATAGAACTCGACAAg GTTAACAAGCCAACTCTCCCATTAGCCGCGGGAGAAATATCTATGAATACCGCTATAAGCGTCTCATCAGTTTCAGCTATCATG AGCTTAGCGGTTGGATGGATGGTATCTCCTCCATTGTTTTGGGCTTTCGTCGGATGGTTTGTGGTCGGAACTGCATATTCAGCCAATGTG CTTCCGTACTTGCGATGGAAGAGGTTTCCTTTCACCGCGGCTTTCTACATGCTAATGGCTCGGGCACTAGTTGTTCCGATTGGATATTACTTACATATGCAG AGTTTTCTTCATGGAGTATCCACATTACTTTCAAGGCCGATACTATTCGCAGTCGCAATGCTGAGTGCCTTCTCAGTATCAACCATATTCTTCAAG GACATTCCCGATATTGAGGGAGACCGAATGCATGGAATTAAGTCTCTTGCTATCAAATTGGGTGAAAAACGG ATGTACTGGATTTGTATTTGGATTCTTGAAATCGCTTATCTTGGTGCTGCTTGTGTTGGAGCAACTTCACCCATTCCTTGGAGCAAATACGTAACG ATTGGTAGTCATTTGGCGATGGCATTATTACTTTGGGTACGTGCCAAGTCAGTAGATTTGAAGAACATGGAAGCTGTTCAATCGATGTATATGTTCCTTTGGCag CTCTTCTATGCTGAATATGGTCTAATTGCACTCGTACGCTAA